A section of the Triticum dicoccoides isolate Atlit2015 ecotype Zavitan chromosome 7A, WEW_v2.0, whole genome shotgun sequence genome encodes:
- the LOC119331830 gene encoding uncharacterized protein LOC119331830: MAASASAAGGEPQKQFLSIIRDFAAEKSHGERTVSGLKRRLDDVVSASDAATAELEAAKRAREAAETELRGSEVQASIADASIQALEATISRLQEEIAKLGSELEALKSTEDIEREEFLRQMLEMNARIRQFQQKASAELAERCSGPPSADGKQGKSAEGQNVSDMNETMDSEGMLTDSVDQMNKMNAEVHVLEEEYQKDLLELEKLRHELADVRAKRALMEAVMKETKKLQELGGRVSELENVHHSLAEELQKRYICPGCGTNNMAPEEEAAPAAAVAN; this comes from the exons atggccgcgtcggcgtcggcggcgggcggcgagcccCAGAAGCAGTTCCTATCCATCATCCGCGACTTCGCGGCCGAGAAGTCCCACGGCG AGCGCACGGTGTCGGGCCTGAAGCGCCGCCTCGACGACGTGGTCTCAGCGTCCGACGCGGCCACGGCGGAGCTCGAGGCcgcgaagcgcgcgcgggaggcggCAGAGACGGAGCTGCGCGGGAGCGAGGTGCAGGCATCCATCGCAGACGCGTCGATACAGGCGCTCGAG GCGACGATCTCTCGTCTCCAGGAGGAGATCGCGAAGCTGGGCTCTGAACTGGAGGCGCTTAAG AGCACAGAGGACATCGAGAG AGAGGAGTTCTTGAGACAGATGCTTGAAATGAATGCAAGGATAAG GCAGTTTCAACAGAAGGCTTCTGCAGAATTAGCAGAGAGGTGCTCTGGACCGCCATCAGCAGATGGTAAGCAAGGCAAGTCAGCAGAGG GTCAAAATGTGAGCGACATGAATGAAACTATGGACTCAGAAGGTATGTTGACAGATTCGGTTGATCAGATGAACAAGATGAATGCTGAGGTGCATGTATTGGAGGAAGAGTATCAAAAGGACCTGCTTGAACTTGAAAAG CTGCGTCATGAACTGGCTGATGTGCGAGCAAAGAGAGCTCTTATGGAGGCTGTGATGAAAGAGACGAAGAAGTTGCAGGAGCTCGGAGG GCGCGTGTCCGAACTGGAGAATGTGCACCATTCACTCGCTGAGGAGCTCCAGAAGCGCTACATATGCCCTGGCTGCGGAACCAACAACatggcgccggaggaggaggcagcacCGGCAGCGGCGGTGGCAAACTAA